In Streptomyces sclerotialus, the DNA window CGGCCCCGACGGCCGGCCGGTCCACCCGGTGGACGAACGCCTCCCGTTGCTCCGGCTCCTCCCCCTGGCCGCGCAGCACGTCCTCGCGATGCTCGCGGCCCCGGTCTCCACCGCGTTCCTGATCGCCACCGGCCTCGGCCTGCCACCCGACCGCACAGCGGCCCTCCTCAGCGCCACACTCGTACTGTGCGGGGCGGGGGCCCTGCTGCAATCCTTCGGAGTCCTGCGGATCGGCGCCCGACTCCCCTTCATGATGCTGCCGGGCGGCGCGGCGGTGGCCATCTTCCTCCAGATCGCCGACGAACACGGCCCGGCCACGGCATCCGGAGCCGTCCTCATCTCCGCAACCTTCCTCCTCGCGGTCCTCCCCCTCTACCGCCACATCGTCCGCTTCTTCCCCCCGGTCGTCCTCGGCACCACGGTCCTGCTCATCGGCATCAACATGGTGAACGTCACCGCCCCGATGATCGCCCACGACACCTGGCTCGCGCTGGTCACCATCGGCGCCACGGCCCTGTGTTACCTCGTACTGCCCGGCGTCTGGCGCCAGATGTCCGTCCTGGCAGGCATAGCGGCAGGCACCACAGCTGCGCTCATATCGAGTACCGGCATGCAGACCGTCCCCGCCGGCGGCCCGTTCCTCGCCCTCCCCCACCCCTTCCCCTACGGCGCCCCCCACTTCGATCTCCTCGCCGCCATCCCCCTCATCGTCTTCACCCTCGCCTCGCTCGCCGAGGCCACCGGCCAGACGGTGCTCAACAGCGAGGCGGTGGGCCGCGAACCGCACCCCGCCCGCGACGTCCCCCGCACGGTCCGCGCCGACGCGCTCACCTCCCTCGCCGCGGGCCTGCTGGGCACCTCCATCATGGTGACCAGCGCCGAGAACATCGGCATCGTCCAACTCACCCGCGTCCGCAGCCGCTTCGTCACCGCCGGCGCCGGCCTGCTCCTCGTCCTCATCGGCCTCCTGGCGCCGGTCTCCCGCCTCCTGGCCACCCTCCCCACACCGGTAGTCGGCGGCGCGGGCCTGATCATCTACGCGGTCATCGCCGCCATGGGCATCGGCATGCTCCGCCGCACGGAATCCTTCGAGGGCCCAACAACCACAATCGTCGCCCTGACCCTCCTGGCCGGCCTCCTCCCCGTCCTCACCCCGGAGCTGTACGAACCGCTACCGGTCTGGGCCCGCACCGTATTCGGCAGCGGCGTCCCGGCGGGCGCAATCACAGCGGTACTCCTCACAGCCCTCTTCACCCGAGACCGAAGATAGACAGCTCGCGCCCGTAGGGTGCCCACATGATCCGAGCTGTGGCATTCGATATCGGCGAGACGCTGGTGCGCGACGACCGCTACTGGACAGCGTGGGCCGACTGGCTGAACA includes these proteins:
- a CDS encoding uracil-xanthine permease family protein; the protein is MTAPAGTTRTGGDAPDGGPTGPDGRPVHPVDERLPLLRLLPLAAQHVLAMLAAPVSTAFLIATGLGLPPDRTAALLSATLVLCGAGALLQSFGVLRIGARLPFMMLPGGAAVAIFLQIADEHGPATASGAVLISATFLLAVLPLYRHIVRFFPPVVLGTTVLLIGINMVNVTAPMIAHDTWLALVTIGATALCYLVLPGVWRQMSVLAGIAAGTTAALISSTGMQTVPAGGPFLALPHPFPYGAPHFDLLAAIPLIVFTLASLAEATGQTVLNSEAVGREPHPARDVPRTVRADALTSLAAGLLGTSIMVTSAENIGIVQLTRVRSRFVTAGAGLLLVLIGLLAPVSRLLATLPTPVVGGAGLIIYAVIAAMGIGMLRRTESFEGPTTTIVALTLLAGLLPVLTPELYEPLPVWARTVFGSGVPAGAITAVLLTALFTRDRR